The following proteins come from a genomic window of Anopheles ziemanni chromosome 3, idAnoZiCoDA_A2_x.2, whole genome shotgun sequence:
- the LOC131286397 gene encoding ATP-binding cassette subfamily C member 4, with amino-acid sequence MNREHAFNSGKQVNPVQNASFLSKRVFWWLRDTFRAGHRKELTEEKLYATLPEHSSHELADTFERLWSEELQRGPDKASFGRVYWRAFGPGTLFWGLLFSAFETANRVAQPLLLGELVSYFTPNQDTISERDAYLYAGGVIACSLLSVISFHPFIYYIIQLGMKFRIGASCLIYNKVLKLSKSTTASDGLNGKIINLLSNDVGKFDIALCFVHDLWKGPMEAILLGYFIYLQIGFSGLLGMAFLLSFIPLQAWVGKKTATFSMKAAKRTDLRVRFMNEIIQGIQVIKMYTWESSFAKMIETIRRKEIQAIRGGAYVRATLISFFAVSHVSIFISLLSYTVTENVITAKKVFIVTSFYSILNDSMVHFWPMAITFCAEGYISLKRIRDFLLTPEGKPSSEAGRSENVNKNINKKFTEANLGGDTSVEGAETDKSNQNGGKTLIQDDDVDREPLLPTRLIRILDSERKGVVLDNATARWMSSSAATEKAPGGGDASTVENTNVGIESVSISIESGKLCVLVGPVGSGKSTLLQVLLGELELDEGSVEIRGTVSYASQEPWLYEGSVRNNILFTEEYNERRYLQVVRVCALEKDFELFPHGDQTIVGERGISLSGGQKARVNLARAVYRKADIYLLDDPLSAVDTHVGKHIYEMCIREFLANRVCILVTHQLQYLKDVQQIVLMNGGRVEAVGSYRDLKKSNIESIMALTPDESPSENPFDKELKNVRPRRISGSSTGSQNRDIDLMVDLLDHEKQEEEKESQGGKGSVGLSVYKSYIAAVQSCGWIFWLIALMLLSQIAVSGVDIFVAEWVNWEERIAGIPPVFDLNDNHTILSSRDVRVLLREQTDVSNFIERQQYIWIYSGLIILLVVLVVQRSFSFFYVCLRISMNLHDRLFRGLTRATMHFFNTNPSGRILNRFSKDIGSIDSSLPMSLLDCVVFFLEMIAVVAVVSIVNYWFLLPTGIVAVIMYYIRRMYLNTSRVVKRIESVNRSPLFSHTNATLQGLSTIRAFGAQAAVRREFNEFLNVNSSSWFMFISTTRAFALWLDLVCVLYIGIVTLSFLVGAQHTLGGSVGLAITKTISLVGMCQWGMRQSAELENQMVSVERVNEYTNLPSEPPLETAPKHRPQRNWPEHGVIRFINVDLRYSEDGERVLKDLNFVIRPNEKVGIVGRTGAGKSSLIQALFRLAPFDGNIEIDDIDTKTLGLRDLRSKISIIPQDPILFSGTLRSNLDPFEQRKDEELWSALDQVELKEAVSSLAGGLECRMSDGGSNFSMGQRQLVCLARAILRNNKILVLDEATANVDPETDKLIQTTIRTKFAHCTVLTIAHRLHTVMDSDRVLVMDAGRVVEFGHPHELLHGPIGQLRRLVDQTGVATAAMLMRNAEENFKKSSARHTEAITLGLS; translated from the exons ATGAACCGAGAACATGCATTCAACTCCGGCAAGCAGGTAAATCCCGTCCAGAATGCTTCGTTCCTTTCCAAGCGCGTATTCTGGTGGCTTCGTGACACATTCCGCGCCGGGCATCGGAAAGAGCTCACGGAGGAAAAGCTCTATGCAACACTTCCGGAGCACAGCAGCCACGAACTGGCCGATACCTTCGAACGCCTTTGGTCAGAGGAGCTGCAGCGCGGTCCCGACAAGGCGAGCTTTGGACGCGTATACTGGAGGGCGTTTGGACCAGGAACACTCTTTTGGGGTCTGCTGTTCTCGGCGTTTGAAACAGCAAACCGGGTGGCGCAACCATTGCTCCTCGGAGAGCTGGTATCGTACTTCACTCCGAACCAGGATACAATCAGCGAACGGGACGCCTATTTGTATGCGGGTGGTGTTATCGCGTGCTCGCTGTTATCGGTCATATCGTTCCACCCATTCATCTACTACATAATTCAATTAGGAATGAAGTTTCGAATTGGTGCATCGTGTTTAATTTATAATAAG GTACTTAAACTCTCTAAATCAACGACCGCCAGTGATGGGCTGAATGGGAAGATCATCAATTTGCTATCGAACGACGTAGGGAAGTTTGACATAGCTTTGTGTTTTGTGCACGATCTCTGGAAAGGACCGATGGAAGCGATTCTTCTCGGATACTTCATCTATCTTCAGATTGGCTTTTCCGGTCTGCTCGGGATGGCCTTTCTGTTAAGCTTCATTCCGTTGCAGGCTTGGGTTGGCAAGAAGACTGCAACCTTTTCCATGAAGGCCGCCAAGCGGACCGACCTGCGAGTACGTTTTATGAACGAAATCATTCAGGGCATACAAGTGATCAAGATGTACACCTGGGAGAGTTCCTTTGCGAAAATGATCGAAACGATCcggagaaaggaaattcagGCCATTCGCGGCGGTGCGTACGTGCGAGCTACACTCATATCGTTCTTCGCCGTGTCGCATGTGTCCATCTTTATCAGTTTGCTGTCCTACACCGTTACGGAGAACGTTATCACTGCCAAAAAGGTGTTCATTGTGACGTCTTTCTATAGCATACTGAACGATTCGATGGTGCATTTCTGGCCTATGGCTATTACTTTCTGCGCTGAGGGGTACATTTCGCTTAAACGTATACGCGACTTTCTACTGACACCCGAAGGAAAGCCCTCGAGTGAGGCAGGAAGGAGCGAGAATGTTAACAAGAATATCAACAAAAAGTTTACGGAAGCAAATCTCGGCGGCGATACGTCTGTTGAAGGGGCAGAGACcgacaaatcaaatcaaaatggtGGCAAGACGCTCATTCAGGACGATGACGTCGACCGAGAGCCCTTGTTGCCGACGCGTCTAATACGCATTTTGGACAGCGAGCGTAAAGGAGTGGTGCTGGATAATGCCACGGCGCGATGGATGAGTTCCTCGGCGGCAACAGAAAAGGCACCGGGTGGTGGAGATGCCTCAACTGTAGAAAACACTAACGTTGGCATCGAATCCGTGAGCATTTCCATTGAGTCTGGCAAGCTTTGTGTATTAGTTGGTCCTGTCGGATCCGGCAAATCGACACTTTTACAAGTGCTGCTAGGAGAGCTAGAGCTGGACGAGGGAAGCGTGGAAATTCGCGGAACTGTCAGCTACGCTTCACAGGAACCGTGGTTATATGAGGGTAGCGTACGTAACAACATACTCTTCACCGAGGAATACAACGAGCGCCGTTATCTGCAGgttgtgcgcgtgtgtgcaCTGGAAAAAGACTTCGAGCTATTTCCACACGGTGATCAAACGATCGTCGGTGAGCGAGGCATAAGCTTAAGCGGCGGACAGAAAGCTCGAGTTAACCTTGCACGAGCAGTGTACAGAAAGGCCGACATCTACCTCCTGGATGACCCACTGTCAGCGGTGGATACGCACGTGGGAAAGCATATCTACGAGATGTGCATTCGTGAGTTCCTAGCGAACCGAGTATGTATACTGGTAACGCACCAGCTGCAATACCTCAAGGATGTCCAACAGATTGTACTTATGAATGGTGGTCGGGTGGAAGCCGTCGGTAGCTATCGAGATTTGAAAAAGTCCAACATTGAATCCATAATGGCACTCACACCGGATGAATCGCCTTCGGAAAATCCGTTCGACAAAGAGCTTAAAAATGTGCGTCCACGACGAATCAGTGGATCATCTACGGGATCGCAAAATCGGGACATTGACCTTATGGTGGATCTACTTGATCATGAGAagcaagaagaggaaaaagaatCTCAAGGAGGCAAGGGTAGCGTAGGTCTGTCCGTGTACAAATCGTATATAGCGGCAGTGCAAAGTTGTGGCTGGATCTTCTGGCTCATTGCACTTATGTTACTCTCACAGATAGCGGTCAGCGGGGTGGACATATTCGTGGCAGAATGGGTGAACTGGGAGGAACGGATCGCTGGAATACCACCGGTGTTCGATCTGAACGATAACCATACTATATTAAGTTCACGGGATGTACGCGTTCTGCTGCGCGAGCAAACGGACGTCAGTAACTTCATCGAGCGACAACAGTATATCTGGATATACAGTGGATTGATCATACTACTGGTTGTTTTGGTGGTGCAACggtcgttttcgtttttctacgTGTGCTTGCGCATTTCGATGAACCTGCACGATCGCCTGTTTCGGGGATTAACTCGTGCAACTATGCATTTTTTCAACACGAATCCCTCGGGTAGGATCCTAAATCGATTCTCCAAGGATATTGGCTCGATAGATTCCTCTTTACCGATGTCTTTGCTGGATTGCGTGGTG TTTTTCCTAGAAATGATTGCCGTCGTGGCGGTAGTATCCATCGTCAACTATTGGTTCCTGCTACCGACCGGAATTGTAGCCGTAATCATGTACTACATCAGGCGGATGTATCTGAACACTTCGCGCGTGGTGAAACGTATCGAATCCGTCAATCGGTCGCCTCTCTTCTCTCACACCAACGCCACCCTACAAGGTCTCTCAACGATCCGTGCGTTCGGTGCGCAGGCGGCAGTGAGGCGCGAGTTCAACGAATTTCTCAACGTTAATTCATCCTCCTGGTTCATGTTTATTTCGACAACTCGCGCCTTCGCCCTGTGGCTCGATCTTGTGTGCGTACTGTACATCGGCATCGTGACGTTGAGTTTCCTAGTCGGGGCCCAGCACACCCTCGGTGGTAGCGTCGGTCTAGCCATCACCAAAACGATCAGTCTCGTTGGAATGTGCCAGTGGGGGATGCGGCAATCGGCGGAACTCGAAAATCAGATGGTTTCCGTGGAGCGTGTCAATGAGTACACGAACCTTCCGTCGGAGCCGCCACTTGAGACGGCCCCGAAACATCGACCCCAGCGCAACTGGCCCGAACACGGTGTGATACGGTTCATCAACGTTGATCTGCGCTACTCAGAGGATGGTGAGCGCGTGCTGAAAGATCTAAATTTTGTCATCCGACCAAATGAAAAGGTTGGCATCGTGGGGCGCACTGGTGCGGGCAAATCATCGCTCATACAGGCACTGTTCCGGTTGGCACCGTTCGACGGGAATATTGAGATCGACGACATCGACACAAAAACGTTGGGATTGCGTGATTTGCGAAGCAAAATATCGATCATTCCGCAGGATCCAATCCTCTTCTCGGGCACATTGCGCAGTAATTTGGATCCTTTCGAGCAGCGCAAAGATGAAGAACTCTGGAGTGCTCTCGATCAGGTTGAGCTGAAAGAAGCCGTATCGTCACTGGCCGGTGGATTGGAATGTCGTATGTCCGACGGAGGAAGCAACTTCAGTATGGGCCAGCGGCAACTAGTTTGCCTGGCGCGAGCAATATTGCGCAATAATAAAATCCTTGTCCTCGATGAAGCCACAGCAAATGTAGATCCAGA AACGGATAAACTAATTCAAACTACAATTCGCACAAAATTCGCCCACTGTACAGTATTGACGATCGCCCATCGACTGCACACGGTTATGGATAGCGATCGGGTGCTGGTAATGGATGCTGGGCGTGTCGTCGAATTTGGGCATCCGCACGAATTGCTACACGGCCCGATCGGTCAGCTGCGTCGGCTCGTTGATCAAACCGGTGTGGCTACAGCGGCTATGTTGATGCGGAACGCCGaggaaaacttcaaaaaatCAAGCGCAAGGCATACCGAAGCAATAACGCTTGGATTATCTTGA